From Williamwhitmania taraxaci, a single genomic window includes:
- a CDS encoding NADH-dependent flavin oxidoreductase: protein MITTDTIFTPFRFPISGIELSNRIVMAPMTTYSGNPDGTVSDEELAYYKRRSKGLGMVVTACAYVIPHGKGFFGQIGAHSDAMIPSLTLMAKTIKADGAKAILQIYHGGRMSPAAEVPGGVVLSASNIPSIREGAALPVAMTEEQILETIEAFGEATRRAIAAGFDGVEIHGANTYLLQQFFSPHANRRSDRWGGDVAKRMAFPLAVTNSVVDAVAKYAKRPFVVGYRLSPEEVENPGITIEDTLMLVDALALQKLDYLHISTMDLWGPSMRNAADTKPRTLIINERVGDRIPVIGVGSIKTAENAQSVMEAGIPLVALGRELLMEPDWETKVNGGTESLRVTLSLKSQHNLVIPDPMWNAMVNYKGWFPIVE, encoded by the coding sequence ATGATAACCACCGATACAATTTTCACTCCCTTTCGCTTTCCAATATCTGGAATTGAACTATCCAATCGAATTGTGATGGCCCCCATGACCACCTATTCCGGAAATCCCGATGGAACGGTTTCCGATGAAGAGTTAGCCTACTATAAGCGCCGCTCTAAAGGCTTAGGCATGGTGGTGACCGCTTGTGCATATGTAATTCCACACGGAAAGGGCTTTTTTGGGCAGATTGGCGCCCATTCGGATGCAATGATACCTAGTCTTACCCTGATGGCGAAAACTATCAAGGCCGATGGGGCTAAGGCAATCCTTCAGATCTACCATGGTGGACGAATGTCGCCGGCGGCAGAAGTTCCAGGTGGTGTTGTTTTAAGCGCTAGTAACATTCCTTCCATTCGCGAGGGTGCTGCATTGCCGGTTGCTATGACTGAGGAGCAAATTCTAGAAACCATCGAGGCTTTTGGTGAAGCAACACGTAGGGCAATTGCTGCCGGATTCGATGGGGTGGAGATTCACGGTGCCAACACCTACCTGCTTCAACAGTTTTTCTCCCCGCACGCCAACCGCAGGAGCGACCGTTGGGGTGGTGATGTGGCTAAACGGATGGCATTTCCATTAGCTGTAACTAACTCGGTGGTTGATGCCGTTGCTAAATATGCTAAACGACCATTTGTAGTGGGCTATCGCCTATCGCCAGAGGAAGTTGAGAATCCCGGAATCACCATCGAAGATACCTTGATGTTGGTTGATGCGCTTGCATTGCAAAAGCTCGATTACCTGCACATTTCCACCATGGATTTATGGGGACCTTCCATGCGCAACGCTGCCGATACTAAACCGCGGACACTAATCATTAACGAGCGGGTGGGGGATAGAATCCCCGTTATTGGTGTTGGATCAATTAAAACGGCTGAAAACGCCCAATCGGTTATGGAGGCAGGGATTCCTCTTGTTGCCTTAGGCCGTGAGTTGTTGATGGAGCCCGACTGGGAAACGAAAGTAAACGGTGGCACGGAGTCCCTTCGTGTGACGTTATCGCTAAAAAGCCAACACAACCTTGTTATTCCCGATCCAATGTGGAATGCCATGGTTAACTACAAGGGGTGGTTTCCAATTGTAGAATAA
- a CDS encoding aldo/keto reductase has translation MKRQIGRSDLNVFPIGLGAMGMSEFYGKADEAESIHTLHKAVEQGVNLIDTADMYGHGENEKLLKKAFYDRWDKVILATKFGIVRDSDNPASRSINGSPAYVKQACEASLKRLGRDYIDLYYLHRVDQSTPIEDTVGAMADLVREGKVRFIGLSEVSGDTLLRASAIHPITAVQSEYSLWSQDVEQSTLPAIRQVGASLVAYSPLGRGFLTGRFKTFDDLPLDDYRRFSPRFQGDNFDKNLHLLKLVEQIAHAKGCKPSQLALAWLLHQGNDIIPIPGTTKVDNLLENIAAVSIELTGDEVKQIGTLMQNIHGERYDAGGMKSVNK, from the coding sequence ATGAAAAGACAAATTGGTAGAAGTGATTTGAATGTCTTTCCCATTGGATTAGGTGCCATGGGTATGTCTGAGTTTTATGGAAAAGCCGACGAGGCGGAGTCTATACACACGCTACACAAGGCCGTTGAGCAGGGAGTAAACCTTATCGATACAGCCGACATGTATGGTCATGGAGAAAACGAAAAGTTGCTAAAAAAGGCGTTTTACGATCGTTGGGATAAGGTTATTCTTGCCACCAAGTTTGGAATTGTGCGCGATTCGGATAATCCTGCATCACGAAGTATCAATGGTAGTCCAGCTTACGTTAAGCAAGCATGTGAGGCTAGCCTGAAGCGGTTGGGTCGCGACTATATCGATCTTTACTACCTGCACCGCGTCGATCAGTCTACACCTATTGAAGATACGGTTGGTGCCATGGCCGATCTCGTGAGGGAAGGAAAGGTTAGGTTCATTGGTCTCTCTGAAGTTTCGGGCGATACGCTGCTGCGTGCAAGTGCCATTCATCCGATTACTGCGGTGCAAAGCGAATATTCTCTTTGGTCGCAGGATGTGGAGCAATCCACGTTACCGGCAATACGGCAAGTGGGCGCTAGCTTGGTAGCCTATAGTCCTTTAGGCCGAGGATTCCTTACTGGACGATTTAAGACTTTTGACGATTTACCTCTTGATGATTATCGTCGTTTTTCTCCTCGATTCCAGGGCGATAATTTTGACAAGAACCTTCATCTGCTAAAGTTGGTTGAGCAAATTGCTCACGCAAAGGGTTGTAAACCCTCGCAGCTGGCGCTAGCTTGGCTTCTTCATCAAGGTAATGATATCATTCCAATTCCGGGGACTACAAAGGTGGATAACCTGTTGGAAAATATCGCTGCAGTTAGTATTGAACTAACAGGTGATGAGGTGAAACAAATTGGAACCCTAATGCAGAATATCCATGGGGAGCGTTATGATGCGGGAGGAATGAAATCTGTTAATAAATAA
- a CDS encoding type 1 glutamine amidotransferase domain-containing protein yields the protein MMTAIKVLVVLTSHSDLGNTGEKTGFWIEEFAAPYYVLADAGVQITIASPNGGQPPIDPKSELADFQTEATRRFDKDATLKEKLAHTVKLADVKVSDYDAVFYPGGHGPLWDLATDKNSIALIEGFYNSKKPIAFVCHAPGALVNAKLPNGDPLVKGKEVTGFSNTEEEAVQLTKVVPFLLEDEMKKLGGHYSKGADWGSYVKIDGLLITGQNPSSSEEAAKALLKML from the coding sequence ATGATGACAGCGATTAAAGTTTTGGTGGTATTGACCTCACATAGCGATTTAGGTAACACCGGAGAAAAAACCGGATTTTGGATTGAGGAATTTGCAGCACCCTATTATGTGCTGGCCGATGCTGGCGTTCAAATTACCATTGCTTCACCAAATGGAGGACAACCGCCTATCGATCCCAAGAGCGAATTGGCCGATTTCCAAACGGAGGCAACACGCCGCTTCGATAAGGACGCTACGTTAAAGGAGAAATTGGCCCATACAGTAAAATTGGCCGATGTAAAGGTTAGTGATTACGATGCGGTATTTTATCCTGGTGGACATGGTCCGCTTTGGGATTTGGCTACAGATAAGAACTCCATTGCCCTTATTGAAGGATTCTATAATAGCAAGAAGCCAATTGCATTTGTATGCCACGCACCTGGTGCATTAGTAAACGCTAAGTTGCCCAACGGTGATCCATTGGTAAAAGGAAAAGAGGTTACCGGATTCTCGAACACCGAAGAGGAGGCTGTTCAGCTAACCAAGGTGGTGCCTTTCCTGTTGGAAGACGAAATGAAAAAATTGGGTGGACATTACAGTAAAGGTGCCGATTGGGGATCGTATGTAAAGATTGATGGATTGCTCATTACCGGGCAAAACCCATCCTCGTCGGAAGAAGCTGCTAAGGCTTTATTGAAAATGTTGTAA
- a CDS encoding iron-containing alcohol dehydrogenase, whose amino-acid sequence MNNFEFFNPVKVIFGKDQLGKLSAQIPANKRVLMIYGGGSILKNGVHAAIINSLKDYTVLEFNGIEPNPKFETAMKVVEMIKAKKIDFLLAVGGGSVIDATKFIAAAAMYSDGDPWDILAKRKRVKAALPFGAVLTLPATGSEMNNGAVITREATHEKLSFMSPLTFPLFSFLLPDAAATLPQRQVANGVVDAFMHVMEQYMTFPANAPLQDRFAESILQTLVEEGPKAYANPANYEAMSNLMWSATMALNGLIGCGVPQDWAVHMIGHELTAQFGIDHARTLAIIAPSHYAYNLESKKEKLAQFGQRVWGITEGTLEEKATAAIKQTVEFFHSLDVDTKLSDYTDAYKGTAQKISTRFTERGWAGLGEHQSLTPSDVEKIVEMSY is encoded by the coding sequence ATGAATAATTTTGAATTTTTCAATCCGGTTAAGGTGATTTTTGGAAAAGATCAGTTGGGTAAATTATCGGCACAGATTCCTGCCAATAAAAGAGTCCTAATGATTTATGGTGGCGGTAGTATCTTAAAGAATGGGGTGCACGCGGCTATCATAAATTCTTTGAAAGATTATACTGTGCTAGAATTTAACGGTATTGAACCAAACCCAAAATTCGAAACTGCCATGAAGGTAGTGGAGATGATTAAGGCGAAAAAGATTGATTTTCTGCTGGCCGTAGGTGGTGGTTCAGTAATTGATGCCACTAAGTTTATTGCAGCAGCTGCCATGTATAGCGATGGCGATCCTTGGGATATTTTGGCTAAGCGCAAGCGTGTAAAGGCGGCTCTTCCATTTGGTGCTGTTCTTACACTCCCTGCAACAGGGTCGGAGATGAATAACGGTGCGGTGATTACCCGCGAGGCCACGCACGAGAAGTTATCGTTCATGAGCCCGCTTACTTTCCCTTTGTTCTCCTTCCTGTTGCCCGATGCAGCGGCTACATTACCTCAGCGACAGGTTGCTAATGGCGTAGTTGATGCATTTATGCACGTAATGGAGCAGTATATGACCTTTCCGGCTAATGCTCCACTACAGGATCGCTTTGCCGAATCGATTCTCCAAACGTTGGTGGAGGAGGGACCTAAAGCTTATGCCAATCCGGCAAACTATGAGGCGATGTCGAATCTTATGTGGAGCGCAACCATGGCCTTGAATGGACTGATTGGTTGTGGTGTTCCTCAAGATTGGGCCGTGCACATGATTGGTCACGAACTTACTGCCCAGTTTGGTATCGACCATGCTCGTACCCTAGCCATTATTGCACCAAGTCACTATGCCTATAACCTGGAGAGTAAGAAGGAGAAGTTAGCTCAGTTTGGTCAGCGCGTTTGGGGAATTACCGAAGGAACGCTCGAGGAAAAGGCAACAGCGGCTATTAAGCAAACCGTGGAGTTTTTCCATTCCTTGGATGTTGACACTAAGCTCTCCGATTATACCGATGCTTATAAGGGCACAGCCCAGAAGATTTCCACTCGGTTTACCGAACGTGGATGGGCCGGATTGGGCGAGCACCAAAGCCTTACCCCTTCAGATGTTGAGAAGATTGTTGAAATGAGTTACTAA
- a CDS encoding MauE/DoxX family redox-associated membrane protein produces the protein MQNKVKYVFALLLGLFMIYGGVNHILKPLFYLPFVPNFFPFRETIVFLSGLLEILVGVGLFIPLFRQWSAWIVLAMMLAFLPIHIWDIFRSDPAIGSHAAALIRAPFQLIFIA, from the coding sequence ATGCAGAATAAAGTAAAGTATGTCTTTGCCCTACTACTCGGGCTGTTTATGATTTATGGTGGTGTTAACCATATCCTAAAGCCCCTCTTTTATCTTCCTTTTGTCCCCAACTTTTTTCCGTTTAGGGAAACCATTGTGTTCCTCTCGGGTTTGCTGGAGATTTTGGTGGGAGTTGGGCTGTTTATTCCATTGTTTCGGCAGTGGTCGGCATGGATTGTTCTGGCTATGATGCTAGCTTTTCTGCCCATTCATATTTGGGATATTTTTCGTTCCGATCCAGCCATTGGAAGCCATGCTGCCGCGTTAATCCGTGCTCCATTTCAACTCATCTTTATTGCTTGA